Below is a genomic region from Granulicella sp. L56.
TAAAACGCTCCGGAGCGAAACGCATGGCAATGAACGACTACAACCTGAGCAACACCTCCTACAACACCATCGACGTTCCCCGCGAGGAGACCGCCTCCCTGCTGGCCAAGGTGCTCGCCATCACCTCCGTCGGCTTCTTCATCACCTCCATCGGAGTCGCCACCGCGCCCCCCTGGGGAACGCTCGTCGGCTTCATCGTCGTCCTCGGGCTCGTCTTCGGCATCAGCTTCGCCCGCAAGGCCAGCCCCGGCCTCGCGCTCGGCATGTTTCTCGTCCTCACCTACTTCATGGGCTGGGAGATCGGCCCGCTCATCCAGCGCTACATCCACAACTTCGGCACCGGCCTCGTCTTCAACGCCGCCGCCACCACCGGATGCGGTATGGCCGTCATGGGCTGCGTCGCCTATCTCTTCAACATCAACTACCGCCGCATCTCCGGCATCGGCTTTGCCGCGCTGCTGCTGCTGATCATCGCCGGCGTCGCCAGCATGTTCTTCCACTTCCTCTCGCCGGACACTTACTCCTGGCTCACCCTCGGCATCTTCGCCCTGCTCACCGTAGGCGACTTCGCCCGCATCCGCGCCGGTGGAGACGGGCGCTCCGCCGTCTCGCTTTCGCTCTCCATCTATCTCGACGCCATCAACATCTTCATGGCCGTCCTGCAACTGATGGGTGGCCGCCGCAGCAGAACCTAAGCCTCGATACAACTCTCCTAACCAAAGTCGCCCCTCCAATCAGGGGCGGCTTCATTTAAATAAGAGCAAACAACCTCCGCCGCGCCCATCACCCTCTAAGTGGACATGGTAGACATCGACCTCATCGTCAATACGCTTCGCGCCCACGGCCACAAAGTTGAAGATGTGCACCACGTCCCACCCAACGCCGGAGAATACGAGATGATCATCGACGGAGAGGTCGTCAATCTCGAAGGAGCACGGCACGTTCTTGAGCTCGATGGCCCAGGGAAAAGTTCAGCTCAGCTATAGCCACCGGCGCTCCCACCCTCCAACTTGTGCCCCGTACGATTAGTGCGCCCCAAGCCAATCCCCACCAAAATTCATCCATAACTCCCGCCGTCTATTGATAGAATTGCCCGACTTCGCTTTGGGCCGTCACCGCGGTCTCTGCGATGCATCGTCCGTTCGCCCAATCGGGGAGACCGCATATGAAGAAGACACTGTTGTGGATGGTTGGGCTCACGTTGATCCTGTCCTGCTTCGGAGGCGCGCTGCGCGCCCATGCCCAGGCCAAAGAGACAGACGTCACCGGCAACTGGCAGGGAACGTTGCAAGCCGGTCAGGGCCTGCGCATTCTCATGAAGATCACCAAGGTCGATGGAAAGCTCAGGGGCATCTCCTACAGCATCGACCAGGGTGGACAGTCGATTCCGATCAATTCGATCACCGTGCAGGGCACTGCCTTCAATTTTGAGATTTCGGCGATCGACGTTACCTACGTTGGAACCCTGAGTGCCGACGGCAAGACCATCACCGGCAACCAGACCCAGGGCGGCCATAGCGCTGTCATGAACTTCCAGCACGTCACGCCTGAGGCCACCTGGGCCATTCCTGAGCCGCCAAAGGCGATGGCTCTCGATGCCGTGCCGAAGTTCGACGTGGTGACGGTAAAACCCAGCGACCCGAACCGTCCCGGCAAACTCTTCACCATTCAAGGGCGCCAGATCAAAACGATCAACACGACCATGAATGATCTGGTCACCTTTGCCTATAGCCTGCATGTCAAACAGATCGTAGGTGCGCCCGATTGGTTTGCCAGCGAGAAATTCGATCTTGACGGTGTACCCGACATCGAAGGTCGCCCCGACATTAAGCAGTTCAGGATGTTGATCCAGTCTGCACTCACACAGCGGTTCAAGTTCACCTTCCATCAAGACAAGAAAGAGCTCTCCGTCTACGCGCTGACGGTGGCAAAGGGTGGGCCCAAGATGACTGTAACCATTCACCAGCCGAACGACCCAAGGAATTTTCTCTTTAGGGGGCTAGGGCAGTTGATGGTGACGAACTCGACCATGAAGGATTTCTGCGACGGTATGCAGGGAGCAGTGATGGACCGCCCGGTCGTCGATCACACCGGCCTCACCGAGAGGTACGACTTTAACCTGAACTGGACGCCCGACGACTCGCAGTTTGCCTCATTTGGCCCCAGACCCCCGGCGAAAGACGATCCCAATGCGCCACCGAGTCTCTACACGGCGATACAGGAGCAGCTTGGGCTAAAGCTCGAGGCTACCAAGGCCAACGCCGAAGTCTTCGTCATCGACCATGTCGAGAAGCCCGCCGCGAATTAACAAACTTACGGCCTGTGGGTAACAAAACGCCGCAGGCCGTGGATCCCGTCCGGGCTCATGCCTTCGACCACACCGTTTTGCAGAGGCTATCGAGTCATCAAAAATGATTGCCCTTCTGACCCTGAGCGGAGCCGAAGGGGAAGAACCCCCGTATTTAGCCTTTGCTGTTGCTCGTTCTTTACCGCTCTACACTCTCTCCGAATTTGCTCTAACTCACACCGCAAGAACAAAGCCCCCTTCCATGGAGATGGAAGGGGGCTTTGTTCTTGCAACATAAATAATTAGCGGCGATCGCGGTTATCGTTGCCGTTTTGGCCCTGCGGCCGGGGAGCTTGAGGCCGAGCCTGTTGCGCAGGGCGAGCTTGAACAGCGGGCCTTTGCTGCTGAACCTGCCTCTGCGGTTGCTGCACTCTCTGCTGTTGCTGTTGCACTACGCGTTGCTGTTGTTGCACTCTCTGTTGTTGCTGCACCTGTTGTTGTCTCTGCTGTTGTTGTTGAACCTGCCTCTGCTGTTGTTGAACTTGCTGTTGCTGCTGTCGTTGCTGCTGCTGGACCTGCGGCTGTTGTCTCTGCACCTGTTGCTGCTGCTGGACACGCTGATTCTGCAACTGCTGTTCTTGCCGCTGTTGAGGTTGAACGTTCGGGCGAGTTTGTTGCGGCTGGTTCTGCCTGACTTCGGGCTGGTTGGGCCTTGCCTGCTGGGAGTTGGGCCGATTCTGGAACTGTCCCCGGTTCTGAGGAGTGTTTTGGTTCGGTTGTCCGGGACGGGCCTGGTTTGGCTGGCCTGGGCGCTGCTGCTGAACAGGCCGGGCGACCGGGCGTTGAATACCCTTATCGGCAACCAGAGGACGGGAGACGGCGGTGGCAGGGCGGCCGCGGTTCTGCGTGAAGAACTGTTGCCGGTTCTGTGACGCCTGACGCTGGTTCTGGACCTGCGCCGACATGGGCCGGACCTTCGGCCCGCGCATGGCTACCACCTCGGATCGGTTGGGCCTTACTTGCAGGCCACCCCGGCCGCCGTTATAGGCGATGCGGTTGTTGTGATTGACGATGACCGTGCGGTTGTAGACGTAGCTCGTTCGGCTTATGTTGATGCGGTTGACGGAGCGGTTGTAGTAGAAGTTGTTGCCGCGCCAGTAGCCGCCGTAGTAGCCGGTGCCGGTATAGCCGAAGCCGTAGTTGATACCGCCGTAGAAGCCGATGTACGAGCCCCAGTAGCCACGATAGAAGCGATAGTTGCCACCGTAGAAGCCCCAGTAGCCGGGGGTCCAGAGTGCGCCCTGGTACGGAGCTGAGACCCAGGCACCGGGAACCCAGTAGTAGCCGGCGGGAGCGTAGCCCCAGTAGCCGGGCGTCCAGAGGTAGTTGGGGCCGGGGGCTTCGGGTTGATCGTAGGTAGGCAGGGCGGGTGGCGGCTGGTCGGCCTCTTCAACAGCCTGCTGCCCGGCATCGACCTGATTGTCATAGTTCTGATCGTTGTTCTGATCGTTCTGGTCGGCGTAGTCCTGATCGTTGGCGTTCTGATCGTTGGCGTAAGACTGGTCCTGCTGCTCAGGCTGTTGAGCGGCAGGCGCGGCTGCGCCATTCTGCTGATATTGGGCCGCCTGCTGCTGGCTCTCATTCTGGATGGGTTGTCCCTGGGCAGGAGGCTGTGTCGCAGCCTGGGCTACGTTGTTGTCCACGGGAGCCATATTTGCATCGGCGGGATCAGGGCCAGCGTCGTTTGTAGTCTGCCCTGCGACAGCCTGCCGGTGGCACCCTGAAAAGCCTGCCATGCCTGCGACCATGGCGATCCCCACTGCGAACCCCAGGCAGCGGCTGCGACCTGATCTTTGTTTTATAGACGTAACCATCGCGCGCAATCTCCTTCTTACTTACTGCTACGGTCTTAACCCAAACTTTCTGAGTATGATGCGGTTTTTGGATCAGGCATATCGATGCTATTGCAAGGCATCCCCAATCTGCCGGATTGCATCGCCGGGCTATCGTGCAGGATACTCCACAGTTTCATTGGTGCGTGAGTTGGTGACCGCGAAGCTGCCGTTACGATGCACCGTAAGAACAAGATAATGAAAGGCATCGGGGCCGGGAAGATTGGCGATGCGAGAGTCATTGCTGTTGTGGGCGGCATCGGTGTGGATGGCGGTGTGGAGTTGCCAGAGGTCTTTGAGGCGGGGTGAGTGGTCAACGATGGCCCAGGCGTCGGCCTCGGCTCCCTTGGTGGCTCCGTTGTCCATGATGGCCACGCGAGGGGCGATGCCCTTGAGCAGCGCCGGGCTGGAGCTGCGGTTGAAGCCGTGATGCGAGACGATGTACACATCCACCTTGCCCAGCTTGTTGACCGGGCACATGAGCAGACGCTCCTTGTTCCAGGTAAGGTCGCCGAGGTCGGCGATGCGCAGCTTGGCAAAGGTAATGATCATGCCGACGGAGCGGTCGTTCTCGGTGTTCTCAGCGGGCTTCTCGATGCTGGCGGCGCAGGCGGAATTGACGGCTCCGGCTCCGGCACTGACATCGCTGAGCGGTTTTTCGATCACGTTGCCGTCGGCGCTGACGACTTCGACGTGTATGCCCGTTAGGGGAAGGATCTCGCCGGGCTTGGCCGTGAGATGGGCGTAGTGGCCGTTGGCCAGCAGCTTCTGGTAAGCCTGCCAGCCGGCAACGGTGGCCTTGTCGTCGGTCTCGCGGTTGATGCCGTGGTCGATAAACCGAACGACGGGAATGCGCGCGGCCAGCTCGGGAACGCCGCCGACGTGGTCGATGTGAAAGTGGGTGATGACGAGGTTGTCGATCTTGCTGACACCGGCGATCTTGGCGAGGGCGACGAGCTTGTCGGTGTTGGGGGTGCCGGGCCAGCCTGCGTCGACCAGAAGATTTTCGCCGCTGGGCGGCACGAAGAGCGTTGCCTGTCCGCCTTCGACGTCGGCAAAGTAGACCTTGAGGTCACCGGACTTTTTCTGGGCGAAGGCAAGGGGGGTTGCCATTAACAGGGCGGCGGCGAGTAAACGCTTCATTCGGTAGTTCTCCTGTGAATCGAAACTTGGCCAGGGGCTCCTGACCGGCACTGGAAATGATTGCACAAATGAGGCGCCCCGGAAGGATTAAAGTACGGTCTGCGATGCCACCTACCGCCCGAGGAGGGAATCGAAGTAAAATAGAGTCGATGGCTGGCTGTCTTCCATGCACGAAGCGCTTTCACCACGGTCGCCCTGACCGCGGGCGCTGCTAGATCGCTCAAGCTACCCCTTTCGCACAAATTTGATAGGCTTTCCCCGTTGCCGTTCGCGCTGACCTCCACGCGGCGGCCCTTACTTCGCGCTCCTTAATAAAGATAGAAGAAGCGCTTCTCTGGAGAAGAGACCATGCCGACCCAATCGCACCCTGATTCTTTCAAAAGCCAGTCAACCCTGAAGTCGGGTTCAACCAGCTACAGCATCTTTCGCCTGCGCGCGCTGGAAGATGTTGGCGTCAAGCTGACGCGGCTGCCGTTTTCGCTGCGTATCCTGCTGGAAAATTTATTGCGTCACGAAGACGGCCGCACCGTCACCGCCGACGACATTAAGTTCCTCGCCAACTGGGACGCCAGCGCCGAGCCTTCGCGCGAGATTGCCTACATGCCTGCCCGTGTGCTGATGCAGGATTTTACCGGCGTTCCTGCGATCGTCGATCTGGCAGCCATGCGCGATGCCATGCGCACGTTGGGTGGCGATCCGGAGAAGATCAATCCGCTGCAACCTGCGGAGCTGGTGATCGACCACTCGGTACAGGTGGATGAGTTCGGCACCGTGCGGGCCTATGACCTGAACGCCGCGATGGAGTTTCAGCGGAATCGCGAGCGCTATGCGTTTTTGAAGTGGGGCCAGACGGCGTTCCGCAACTTCTCGGCTGTGCCGCCGGGCATGGGTATCTGCCATCAGGTGAACCTGGAGTATCTGGCTCGCGTGGTGTTCACGACCCAGCCGGACACCGATGGAAAGGTTGCCGCCTATCCTGACACGCTGGTCGGCACGGACTCGCATACGACGATGATTAATGGCCTGGGCGTGCTGGGCTGGGGCGTCGGGGGTATCGAAGCCGAGGCGGCCATGCTGGGCCAGCCGGTATCGATGCTGGTGCCGCAGGTGGTGGGCTTTAAACTCACAGGCAAGTTGAAGGAAGGAACGACCGCAACCGATCTGGTGCTGACCGTGACCGAGCAGCTTCGCAAGCTTGGCGTTGTCGGCAAGTTCGTCGAGTTCTACGGCTCCGGCGTCTCGGAGCTGCCGCTGGCCAATCGCGCCACCATCGCGAACATGGCTCCTGAGTATGGAGCTACCTGCGGATTCTTCCCGGTGGATGTCGAGACGCTGAACTATCTTCGCCTGACCGGACGCACAGAAGAACAAATTGCGCTGGTGGAGGCTTATTACCGCGAGCAGGGCTTGTTCCACACGCCGGATGCACCCGAGGCAGAGTATTCGGTGACGACCTCGCTGGATCTGGGTACGGTGCGGCCAAGCGTGGCCGGGCCAAAGCGCCCGCAGGACCGCGTGCTGCTGCCCGAGGTGGGAGCGTCGTTTGCGCAGCAGCTTCCCTCGCTGCTGGGGCCGAAGGCGAGTGCCAATGGCATGCGGCAACTGGTTCGCTGGGAGGGCGAGGGCGGCCACCCAAGCGCTGGCGGCGATGTCAACAGTGCGAATGGCGCTCCAGCTCCTGTGGTTGAGGCTGCTACCGTCTCCGTGAATCAGGGTGGCGGCACCGCAGTGATCGAAGCGCCTTCGGTCTCTATCCAAAATCGCTTCGGTATCGATCCGGAGAAGTATCTTGATCACGGCTCGATTGTGATTGCTGCGATTACCTCGTGCACCAATACTTCGAATCCGTATGTGATGATCGCCGCTGGGTTGCTTGCGAAAAAAGCCGTGGAGAAAGGGCTTTCGACGCCTCCGTGGGTGAAGACTTCGCTGGCTCCCGGATCGCGCGTGGTCACGGATTACTTCGTGAAGGCTGGGCTGATGCCTTATCTCGACGCACTGCGTTTCCAGACCGTCGGATACGGCTGCACGACCTGCATCGGCAACTCGGGACCGCTGCCGACCGACGTCTCGAAGGCCATTGAAGATCATGGACTGGTGGCCGTGTCGGTGCTTTCGGGAAATCGCAACTTCGAGGGGCGCATCTCGCCTGAGGTTCGTGCCAACTACCTGATGAGTCCTCCTCTGGTGGTCGCGTATGCGCTGGCCGGGCACATCAAGCACAACTTCGATACCGAGCCGCTGGGTAAGGGCAAGGATGGCCAGCCTGTCTACCTGAAGGACATCTGGCCGACGCAGGAAGAGGTCGCGTCCACTGTTGCTTCGTCCATTGATTCGGAGATGTTCCGGCACCAGTACGGCACCGTCAGCGATGGCGACCAGAACTGGCAGCACCTGAAGTTTCCCGAGGGCAACACCTACGGATGGGAGGCGGACTCGACCTACATCCGCAAGGCCCCTTACTTCGACGGCATGGGCGCGCAGCCTGAGCCGGTGAAGGACATCCACGGTGCGCGCGTGCTCGCTGTGCTGGGCGACAGCGTGACGACTGACCATATCTCTCCGGCAGGCTCGATCAAGAAGGACGGCCCGGCTGGAAAGTATCTGACCGAGCATGGGGTGAAGCCTGCGGACTTCAACAGCTACGGCTCGCGGCGCGGCAACCATGAGGTGATGGTGCGCGGCACGTTTGCCAATGTGCGGCTGCGCAACAAGCTCGCTCCCGGAACCGAGGGCGGCGTGACGCGCTTTTTGCCGGACGATGTTCCGATGTCGATCTACGATGCGTCGGTGAAGTACGCCGAGCGCGGAACGCCGCTGGCCATCATTGCGGGCAAGGAGTACGGTTCGGGCTCGTCGCGTGACTGGGCTGCCAAGGGACCGCTGCTACTGGGCGTGCGGTTTGTGATTGCGGAGAGCTATGAGCGCATTCACCGCTCGAACCTGGTAGGCATGGGGATTCTTCCGCTGCAGTTTCTGCCGGGACAGAACGCCGAATCGCTGCACCTTACGGGCGAAGAGGTCTACGCGATCGGTGATGCTTCGGGAGCGTTGAAGGCCATGCTCGACGGGAAATTTGCCGACGGCAAAGAGGTCAGTGTCTTTGCGGAGTCGGACTTGGGCAAGACCATCGAGTTTACCGCCACGGTGCGCATCGATACGCCGCAGGAGATTCTCTACTACCAGAATGGTGGCATCCTGCAGTATGTTCTGCGCCAGTTGGCAGGCAAGAGCGCGGCCTCGGCATAACAGTAAAAATATTTTGGAAACAGAGCAGGTCCAGCGTTGCTGCTGGGCCTGTTCTGTCTCTGACGTTATTACGCAGATAGGAAGAAGAATACCCGTAGCAGCCGTGGTTCAAAGATGGATGAACCGTGGCACGGTGTGGCTATTCTGTCGCAGACTAGAGTAGGAAAATTAAAAGACGACATGAAGAAAAAACAACGCATTGGCATTCTCTTTGGCGGCCGCTCCGGCGAGCACGAAGTCTCCCTCCTCTCTGCTGCTTCGATCCTCAAGGCCATCGACAAAAAGAAGTACGATGTGCTGCCCATCGGGATTACGAAACATGGGCAATGGCTTAGCGCGGGCGAGGCGCAGGCTTTGCTGACAGGCGGCGAATCGAAACAGCCGCTGCAGCTCAGCGCGGGTGCGGACCTTGTTTATCAGAGCGGTAATCTTACGCAGACCGTCGATGTTATTTTTCCGGTGCTGCATGGAACGTTTGGCGAGGATGGCACGATCCAAGGGCTCTTTGAATTGGCTGACATTGCCTATGTTGGCTCCGGAGTGCTTGGCTCTGCCGCTGGCATGGACAAGGACGTGATGAAGAAGCTCTTCGCCGCCGCCGGGTTGCCGCAGACGCCTTATCTTGCGTTGACTCGCAGCGAATGGAAGGCTGACCCTAAACGTTGCACGCGCCAGATCGAGAAGGCTCTGCAATATCCGGTCTTCGTAAAGCCTGCAAACCTTGGTTCGAGCGTTGGTATCTCGAAGGTGCATGATCGCTCGGAGCTTGCGGCGGCGATGGATCTCGCTGCCGGCTTCGACCGCAAGCTCGTCATCGAGCAGGGAGTGGGTGGGCCGGGGGCAAAGCCCCGTGAGCTTGAGGTGGCAGTGCTGGGCAACGATTCGCCCGAGGCTTCGGTTGTCGGCGAGATCGTTCCGAACAAGGAGTTCTACGACTATGAGTCGAAGTACGCCGACTCGCCTGAGGATCCCAGCGTGCCGATTATTCCTGCCAAGCTGACGGCTGCCGAGGTCAAAGAGATTCGCGCGATGGCGGTTGCCGCCTTTCGGGCCTGCGACTGCGCCGGTCTGGCACGAGTCGACTTTTTGATGGAGCCGGCGCGGAAAGGTAAGAAGGCGCGCATCTATTTGAACGAGATCAATACGATGCCAGGGTTCACCAGCATCAGCATGTATCCCAAGCTGTGGGAGGCGAGTGGGCTGTCGTATAAGAAGCTGATCGACCGCCTGATTGCGTTGGCGGTCGAACGTCAAAAAGAAAAACAGCAGACCAGCTTCAGCCGCGATTAGCTCACGAAGCTAGATCACGCGGCTGTGTTTGTAGCCTTCGGCCGTCAGGGCTGCGAGCAGTTCTTCAACCTGTTCGCGGCCTCGGGTTTCCATCGTGATGTCGATGACCGTGTCGCCGAGGTTGACGCCATAGTAGGCGCGGTTGTGCAGCGTATCCACAATGTTGGCGCGGTGATCGGCGATCAAGCGCGTCAGCTCGGCCAGTGCTCCCGGCTTGTCCAGCAGATGGATGCGCAACCGGATGAGGCGGCCATCCTGCACGAGACCGCGCTCGATGATGCGTGAGAGCAGGGTGACGTCGATGTTGCCTGCGCTGACGATCACAGCGGTGTGCTCGGATTTGAGCGTCGTCTTCTTCTGGATTAATGCGGCCAGCGCCGTTGCTCCCGCGCCTTCGGCCAATGTCTTTTCGCGCTCCAAAAGCACCAGGATTGCGGAGGCGATCTCGTCCTCGTCGACGGTGACGATCTCATCGACATATTTTTCGATGACAGGGAAGGTCACCTCTCCGGCGCGGCGCACTGCGATGCCATCGGCGATGGTGGTTGCCGAATCGAGCGTGACTGGATGATGTTGGCGGACTGCTTCGGCCATGGAAGGCAGACGTGAGGTCTGCACGCCGATGACGCGAATGTCGGGACGCGACTCCTTGATGGCGCAGGCGATTCCGCCGATCAGGCCGCCGCCGCCGATGGGAACGACCACGGCTTGCAGCTCGGGCACCTGCTCCAGCAGCTCGAGGCCGATGGTTCCCTGACCGGCCATGACGGCGGGATCGTCGAAGGGGTGGATGAAGGTCATTCCCTCTGCCGCGCAGATGCGCGTTGCCTCTTCGTATGCCTCGTCGTAGTTGGCTCCGTGCAGCACAATGTGCGCGCCGAAGTTGCGTGTCGCGGTCACCTTGACCAGCGGCGTCGCCAGCGGCATGACGATGATGCTGCGGATTCCCCGCTTGGTGGCGTGGTAGGCAACACCCTGCGCATGGTTGCCTGCACTTGCCGCAATGACGCCGCGGGCGGCCTGCTCCGGCGTCAGCATCGCAATGCGGTTGAGCGCGCCGCGCTCCTTGAACGCGCCGGTCATCTGCAGGTTTTCGAGCTTGAGATAGATCTGCTGGCCGGTCAGCGCGGAGAGCATCTGCGAGTGCGGACAGGGAGAATAGTAGATGGATCCACGCAGCCGCTCGCGGGCTGCCTGCACGTCGGCAAGACTGATGCTGAGATTGTTGATGGCTTTGCTCACTCTGTACCGATGTTACCCGAACGGCAACGCGTCAGCCCAGTTTCTGAAGGCCTTAGCGGCGCTGGCGGAACTTGTTTGCCAAGGCGAACTCGTCGCGCAGCTCCGGGGTGCGGAGGTTCTCGCGGACGTGGGCCAATCGCTGCTCCAGCGCAAACAGCGTGTCGGCGATGGGGCCGGTGTTGGTCATGGCAACGTCGCGCCACATGCTGTAGGGGCTGGCTCCGAGGCGCGTCGTCTCGCGGAGAGCACGCGCACCAATCGCGCCAATCTCGGGAGCATCGCCGAACTTGTCTTCGAGCAACGCAGCCAGCGCGGTCGATAACATCTGCGGCAGATGGCTGACCCAGGCGCATAGCTCGTCGTGCCGTGCGGCATCCATATCGAGCGTGCGTGCGCCGAAGAAGCCAACCCAATCGCGCCACTCTTTTTCCATGGGCGTGGGCCCGGATGTGGCTGGGGTGAAAAGCCACATCGCGTTATTGAAGAGCCGCGCCTCAGCCAGCATGGCGCCCCCGGATTCTTTACCGGCCATCGGGTGGCCGGGCAGAAATGCCGGAGCATCGGGTGCCGCAAACAGCGTCTTTCCGAGTTCGGTGATCTCCAGCTTGGTGCTGCCTACGTCGGTAATCAACTGTCCGGCATGGACCACTGGCGCAAGACGCTGCATCCAGTCCTTGATGGCCAACACCGGCACGGCGAGCACGACCACATCGGCGGTGCGCGCCAGTTCCAGCGCATCTTCAGCGGTGGCGGCGGCAGCGTCGATGGCACCCATCTGCGCCGCTGCCGTCCGCTCCAGCGAACTTGTATCCCATCCGTCGATGCGCCCGGCAAACCCGGCAGCGCGCAGGGCCAGACCGGTGGATGCACCGATCAGGCCCGTACCGATGATGAGAACGCGTTCCAT
It encodes:
- a CDS encoding Bax inhibitor-1 family protein — translated: MAMNDYNLSNTSYNTIDVPREETASLLAKVLAITSVGFFITSIGVATAPPWGTLVGFIVVLGLVFGISFARKASPGLALGMFLVLTYFMGWEIGPLIQRYIHNFGTGLVFNAAATTGCGMAVMGCVAYLFNINYRRISGIGFAALLLLIIAGVASMFFHFLSPDTYSWLTLGIFALLTVGDFARIRAGGDGRSAVSLSLSIYLDAINIFMAVLQLMGGRRSRT
- a CDS encoding TIGR03435 family protein, which codes for MKKTLLWMVGLTLILSCFGGALRAHAQAKETDVTGNWQGTLQAGQGLRILMKITKVDGKLRGISYSIDQGGQSIPINSITVQGTAFNFEISAIDVTYVGTLSADGKTITGNQTQGGHSAVMNFQHVTPEATWAIPEPPKAMALDAVPKFDVVTVKPSDPNRPGKLFTIQGRQIKTINTTMNDLVTFAYSLHVKQIVGAPDWFASEKFDLDGVPDIEGRPDIKQFRMLIQSALTQRFKFTFHQDKKELSVYALTVAKGGPKMTVTIHQPNDPRNFLFRGLGQLMVTNSTMKDFCDGMQGAVMDRPVVDHTGLTERYDFNLNWTPDDSQFASFGPRPPAKDDPNAPPSLYTAIQEQLGLKLEATKANAEVFVIDHVEKPAAN
- a CDS encoding YXWGXW repeat-containing protein, producing MVTSIKQRSGRSRCLGFAVGIAMVAGMAGFSGCHRQAVAGQTTNDAGPDPADANMAPVDNNVAQAATQPPAQGQPIQNESQQQAAQYQQNGAAAPAAQQPEQQDQSYANDQNANDQDYADQNDQNNDQNYDNQVDAGQQAVEEADQPPPALPTYDQPEAPGPNYLWTPGYWGYAPAGYYWVPGAWVSAPYQGALWTPGYWGFYGGNYRFYRGYWGSYIGFYGGINYGFGYTGTGYYGGYWRGNNFYYNRSVNRINISRTSYVYNRTVIVNHNNRIAYNGGRGGLQVRPNRSEVVAMRGPKVRPMSAQVQNQRQASQNRQQFFTQNRGRPATAVSRPLVADKGIQRPVARPVQQQRPGQPNQARPGQPNQNTPQNRGQFQNRPNSQQARPNQPEVRQNQPQQTRPNVQPQQRQEQQLQNQRVQQQQQVQRQQPQVQQQQRQQQQQVQQQQRQVQQQQQRQQQVQQQQRVQQQQRVVQQQQQRVQQPQRQVQQQRPAVQARPAQQARPQAPRPQGQNGNDNRDRR
- a CDS encoding ComEC/Rec2 family competence protein encodes the protein MKRLLAAALLMATPLAFAQKKSGDLKVYFADVEGGQATLFVPPSGENLLVDAGWPGTPNTDKLVALAKIAGVSKIDNLVITHFHIDHVGGVPELAARIPVVRFIDHGINRETDDKATVAGWQAYQKLLANGHYAHLTAKPGEILPLTGIHVEVVSADGNVIEKPLSDVSAGAGAVNSACAASIEKPAENTENDRSVGMIITFAKLRIADLGDLTWNKERLLMCPVNKLGKVDVYIVSHHGFNRSSSPALLKGIAPRVAIMDNGATKGAEADAWAIVDHSPRLKDLWQLHTAIHTDAAHNSNDSRIANLPGPDAFHYLVLTVHRNGSFAVTNSRTNETVEYPAR
- a CDS encoding aconitate hydratase; protein product: MPTQSHPDSFKSQSTLKSGSTSYSIFRLRALEDVGVKLTRLPFSLRILLENLLRHEDGRTVTADDIKFLANWDASAEPSREIAYMPARVLMQDFTGVPAIVDLAAMRDAMRTLGGDPEKINPLQPAELVIDHSVQVDEFGTVRAYDLNAAMEFQRNRERYAFLKWGQTAFRNFSAVPPGMGICHQVNLEYLARVVFTTQPDTDGKVAAYPDTLVGTDSHTTMINGLGVLGWGVGGIEAEAAMLGQPVSMLVPQVVGFKLTGKLKEGTTATDLVLTVTEQLRKLGVVGKFVEFYGSGVSELPLANRATIANMAPEYGATCGFFPVDVETLNYLRLTGRTEEQIALVEAYYREQGLFHTPDAPEAEYSVTTSLDLGTVRPSVAGPKRPQDRVLLPEVGASFAQQLPSLLGPKASANGMRQLVRWEGEGGHPSAGGDVNSANGAPAPVVEAATVSVNQGGGTAVIEAPSVSIQNRFGIDPEKYLDHGSIVIAAITSCTNTSNPYVMIAAGLLAKKAVEKGLSTPPWVKTSLAPGSRVVTDYFVKAGLMPYLDALRFQTVGYGCTTCIGNSGPLPTDVSKAIEDHGLVAVSVLSGNRNFEGRISPEVRANYLMSPPLVVAYALAGHIKHNFDTEPLGKGKDGQPVYLKDIWPTQEEVASTVASSIDSEMFRHQYGTVSDGDQNWQHLKFPEGNTYGWEADSTYIRKAPYFDGMGAQPEPVKDIHGARVLAVLGDSVTTDHISPAGSIKKDGPAGKYLTEHGVKPADFNSYGSRRGNHEVMVRGTFANVRLRNKLAPGTEGGVTRFLPDDVPMSIYDASVKYAERGTPLAIIAGKEYGSGSSRDWAAKGPLLLGVRFVIAESYERIHRSNLVGMGILPLQFLPGQNAESLHLTGEEVYAIGDASGALKAMLDGKFADGKEVSVFAESDLGKTIEFTATVRIDTPQEILYYQNGGILQYVLRQLAGKSAASA
- a CDS encoding D-alanine--D-alanine ligase family protein is translated as MKKKQRIGILFGGRSGEHEVSLLSAASILKAIDKKKYDVLPIGITKHGQWLSAGEAQALLTGGESKQPLQLSAGADLVYQSGNLTQTVDVIFPVLHGTFGEDGTIQGLFELADIAYVGSGVLGSAAGMDKDVMKKLFAAAGLPQTPYLALTRSEWKADPKRCTRQIEKALQYPVFVKPANLGSSVGISKVHDRSELAAAMDLAAGFDRKLVIEQGVGGPGAKPRELEVAVLGNDSPEASVVGEIVPNKEFYDYESKYADSPEDPSVPIIPAKLTAAEVKEIRAMAVAAFRACDCAGLARVDFLMEPARKGKKARIYLNEINTMPGFTSISMYPKLWEASGLSYKKLIDRLIALAVERQKEKQQTSFSRD
- a CDS encoding threonine ammonia-lyase, which codes for MSKAINNLSISLADVQAARERLRGSIYYSPCPHSQMLSALTGQQIYLKLENLQMTGAFKERGALNRIAMLTPEQAARGVIAASAGNHAQGVAYHATKRGIRSIIVMPLATPLVKVTATRNFGAHIVLHGANYDEAYEEATRICAAEGMTFIHPFDDPAVMAGQGTIGLELLEQVPELQAVVVPIGGGGLIGGIACAIKESRPDIRVIGVQTSRLPSMAEAVRQHHPVTLDSATTIADGIAVRRAGEVTFPVIEKYVDEIVTVDEDEIASAILVLLEREKTLAEGAGATALAALIQKKTTLKSEHTAVIVSAGNIDVTLLSRIIERGLVQDGRLIRLRIHLLDKPGALAELTRLIADHRANIVDTLHNRAYYGVNLGDTVIDITMETRGREQVEELLAALTAEGYKHSRVI
- a CDS encoding prephenate dehydrogenase/arogenate dehydrogenase family protein, translating into MPAGTMERVLIIGTGLIGASTGLALRAAGFAGRIDGWDTSSLERTAAAQMGAIDAAAATAEDALELARTADVVVLAVPVLAIKDWMQRLAPVVHAGQLITDVGSTKLEITELGKTLFAAPDAPAFLPGHPMAGKESGGAMLAEARLFNNAMWLFTPATSGPTPMEKEWRDWVGFFGARTLDMDAARHDELCAWVSHLPQMLSTALAALLEDKFGDAPEIGAIGARALRETTRLGASPYSMWRDVAMTNTGPIADTLFALEQRLAHVRENLRTPELRDEFALANKFRQRR